Proteins encoded together in one Oscillospiraceae bacterium window:
- the gltX gene encoding glutamate--tRNA ligase — protein sequence MTPTQLKSLAALLYPSIGTTPEYFEEKYPPRNLPEGAKVTRFAPSPTGFVHFGGMFPSTVSERLAHQSGGVFFLRIEDTDSKREVDGAEENIIKSYNSLGIMFDEGVTLNGETGAYGHYRQSDRKQIYQTYAKKLIEEGKAYPCFCAPEQLDAVREEQEKNKELPGYYGKYAVCRELTYEQIAGNINAGKSFVLRLRSTGDPDNKIKFTDLVKGNLELTENNIDHILLKSDGMPSYHFAHAVDDHLMRTTHVVRGEEWLPSLPYHIQIFAALGFRLPKYLHISQLMRMENGAKKKLSKRDNCAALSYYNTAGYPAATVREYVMTLLNSNFEDWRRANPAADINDFPFSIKKMSGSGCLFDFDKLNDVSKNVISRMSAHDVYVLLTEWAKENDPDYYALLTRDSEYAESILSIGRGGAKPRKDLTTWADAKQYMNLFYDELFGIQDMIPEKYDKNDVMNALQKFILTYNYEDVQSAWFEKIKDISESLGYASDMKEYKQNPEAFKGNVGDISMFIRVAVTGKLNSPDMYEVMRILGYNTVINRIKKFIKIL from the coding sequence ATGACACCAACCCAACTTAAATCGCTTGCAGCGCTTCTTTATCCCAGTATTGGCACGACGCCGGAATACTTTGAAGAAAAATATCCTCCCCGCAATTTGCCGGAAGGAGCGAAGGTGACGCGATTCGCGCCGAGTCCGACGGGCTTCGTGCATTTCGGCGGGATGTTTCCGTCCACTGTATCAGAGCGGCTTGCCCATCAGAGCGGCGGCGTATTTTTTCTTCGCATAGAGGATACCGATTCTAAAAGAGAAGTCGACGGAGCTGAAGAAAACATAATAAAATCATATAATTCTCTCGGGATCATGTTTGATGAAGGAGTTACCCTCAACGGAGAAACGGGAGCTTACGGTCATTACCGGCAAAGCGACAGAAAACAGATTTATCAGACCTATGCGAAAAAGCTTATAGAAGAAGGGAAGGCATATCCTTGCTTCTGCGCTCCGGAACAGCTCGACGCCGTCAGAGAAGAGCAGGAAAAGAATAAAGAACTGCCGGGTTATTACGGAAAATACGCCGTCTGCCGCGAGCTTACTTATGAGCAGATAGCCGGCAATATCAATGCAGGCAAGTCCTTTGTACTCAGATTAAGATCAACGGGTGACCCGGATAACAAGATCAAGTTTACCGACCTTGTAAAGGGCAATCTTGAGCTTACAGAAAACAATATAGATCACATCCTTTTAAAAAGCGACGGAATGCCCTCATATCACTTCGCTCACGCGGTCGACGATCATCTGATGCGGACGACACATGTCGTAAGGGGTGAGGAATGGCTGCCGAGCCTTCCTTATCACATACAGATATTTGCCGCTCTCGGCTTCAGATTGCCGAAATATCTCCATATTTCTCAGTTGATGCGTATGGAAAACGGCGCGAAGAAAAAGCTTTCAAAACGCGATAACTGCGCCGCATTGTCATATTACAACACCGCCGGTTATCCCGCCGCGACGGTGAGAGAATATGTCATGACCTTGCTTAATTCCAACTTTGAGGATTGGCGCAGAGCAAATCCCGCGGCGGATATAAACGACTTTCCGTTTTCGATTAAAAAAATGAGCGGCAGCGGATGTCTTTTTGATTTTGACAAGCTTAACGATGTGTCCAAGAATGTCATCAGCCGGATGAGCGCGCATGATGTATACGTATTGCTGACAGAGTGGGCAAAAGAAAACGATCCGGATTATTATGCCCTGCTAACGCGTGACAGTGAATATGCTGAATCTATTCTTTCAATCGGGCGCGGAGGGGCAAAGCCGCGGAAGGATCTGACTACCTGGGCTGACGCGAAGCAGTATATGAATCTGTTTTACGATGAACTTTTCGGAATTCAGGATATGATACCGGAAAAATACGATAAAAACGATGTAATGAACGCTTTGCAAAAATTCATATTAACGTATAATTATGAAGATGTTCAATCGGCATGGTTTGAAAAGATAAAGGATATTTCGGAATCTTTGGGTTATGCGTCCGACATGAAGGAATACAAGCAGAATCCGGAAGCTTTCAAAGGAAATGTCGGCGATATCAGTATGTTTATACGCGTTGCCGTAACCGGAAAGCTGAATTCGCCGGATATGTACGAGGTTATGCGTATTCTGGGGTATAATACTGTTATAAACAGA
- a CDS encoding glycosyltransferase, with product MIDLISVIVPIYNVDKYLRKCIDSILTQTYNLLEIILVDDGSTDLCPDICDEYAKKDSRIIVIHKKNGGLADARNAGLDKATGRYISFIDSDDYIETEMYSVMLEKAKANHADIVSCSIKHVDEKGEIINIWPIIEKDVLFSEKEFITNFYPYIKTIICPSVCNKLYNSFIFDSIRFPVGKIYEDAFIQLETYDKCENILSIKDIFYNYFKRSSSIMNLQHYNLSIDAIEFRKINYSYFKNTSNESQIQYSLNEYINTYFQIYFLYIYNYKINNMKKCFSVPRKQFKMLRKEILSNPNICHMKKIMIIIHNVFPCIAQYIANKYFPECIQK from the coding sequence ATGATAGATTTAATTAGTGTAATAGTACCAATATATAATGTAGATAAATATTTAAGAAAATGTATTGATAGTATATTAACGCAAACGTATAATTTACTTGAAATTATTTTAGTAGATGACGGATCAACTGATTTATGTCCTGATATCTGCGATGAATATGCAAAAAAGGACTCTAGAATTATTGTAATACACAAAAAAAATGGCGGACTAGCAGATGCTCGTAATGCGGGACTGGATAAAGCAACCGGGAGATATATTTCATTTATTGATAGTGATGATTATATAGAGACAGAAATGTATTCAGTTATGTTGGAAAAAGCGAAAGCTAATCATGCTGATATAGTTTCATGTTCTATAAAACATGTTGATGAAAAAGGGGAAATTATAAATATTTGGCCGATTATTGAAAAAGATGTATTATTCTCTGAAAAAGAATTTATTACCAATTTTTATCCATATATTAAAACTATTATATGTCCATCGGTTTGTAATAAACTTTATAATTCGTTTATCTTTGATTCAATACGATTTCCAGTTGGTAAAATATATGAAGATGCTTTTATACAGCTGGAAACATATGATAAATGTGAAAATATATTGTCAATTAAAGATATATTTTATAATTATTTTAAAAGAAGTTCAAGTATTATGAACTTACAACATTATAATTTATCAATAGATGCTATCGAATTTAGGAAAATAAATTATAGCTATTTTAAAAATACTTCAAATGAATCGCAAATTCAATATTCCCTTAATGAATATATAAATACATATTTTCAAATTTATTTTTTATATATATATAATTATAAAATTAATAATATGAAAAAATGTTTTAGTGTCCCGCGAAAACAATTTAAGATGCTAAGAAAAGAAATACTGTCAAATCCAAATATTTGTCATATGAAAAAAATTATGATAATTATTCATAATGTGTTTCCATGTATAGCTCAATATATTGCAAATAAATATTTTCCTGAATGCATCCAAAAATAA
- a CDS encoding ABC transporter ATP-binding protein: MSDKVIKIENVYKEYRLGVIGGGTLKGDLQSLMAKLHGKEDPNLRIGQKSAPKNERFLALKDVSFSVNKGDAVGIIGHNGAGKSTLLKLLARVTAPTKGTISYKGRIASMLEVGTGFHPELTGRENVYLNGAILGMSKVEITKKFDEIVDFAEMEQFIDTPVKRYSSGMYVKLAFAVAAHLDSDILIMDEVLAVGDMKFQQKCLGKMGDAADREGRTVLYVSHNMNTIRQLCNRCVVLDHGCVIFDGDTENGIQKYNGVNALEEKTHYDFKDCKRESYLPVIRKAEMMSLDLLNKEHPIYTQGQTLEFDLKIHCYKTCEHIGLRAEFRNMSDTPVMTVLTSDDDFIRLDNDSDVVLNARINIDMLTTGKYKILLVLYDANEFGTNTDIDCLNPAFVIEKQNDILIHWNCKSWGNIYSGNIMIKEYEK; encoded by the coding sequence ATGAGTGATAAAGTAATTAAAATAGAAAACGTATATAAAGAATATCGTCTGGGAGTGATCGGCGGCGGAACCTTAAAGGGTGACCTTCAAAGTCTTATGGCAAAGCTGCACGGAAAAGAAGACCCTAATCTTAGAATCGGGCAGAAATCAGCTCCGAAGAATGAAAGATTCCTTGCTTTAAAAGATGTTTCGTTTTCGGTAAACAAGGGCGACGCCGTGGGAATAATCGGCCACAACGGAGCGGGGAAGTCCACCTTGCTCAAGCTTTTGGCTCGTGTGACCGCTCCGACAAAAGGCACTATTTCATATAAAGGCAGAATAGCCAGTATGCTCGAAGTAGGAACCGGATTTCATCCGGAATTGACAGGGCGCGAAAATGTATATCTCAACGGCGCTATTTTAGGTATGTCGAAAGTTGAGATAACAAAGAAATTCGATGAAATAGTTGACTTTGCCGAAATGGAGCAGTTTATTGACACGCCGGTAAAAAGATATTCAAGCGGAATGTATGTGAAGCTCGCTTTTGCGGTCGCCGCGCATCTTGATTCCGATATATTGATAATGGATGAAGTGCTCGCTGTCGGAGACATGAAATTTCAACAGAAATGTCTCGGGAAAATGGGCGACGCCGCCGACAGGGAAGGGCGCACTGTGCTTTATGTAAGTCATAATATGAACACTATCAGACAGCTTTGCAACAGATGTGTTGTGCTTGATCACGGGTGTGTTATTTTTGACGGAGATACTGAAAACGGAATTCAGAAGTACAACGGCGTAAACGCGCTGGAAGAAAAAACGCACTATGATTTTAAAGATTGTAAAAGAGAAAGCTATCTGCCTGTAATAAGAAAAGCGGAAATGATGTCTCTTGATCTTTTAAATAAAGAACATCCGATATATACTCAGGGACAGACGCTTGAATTTGATTTAAAAATTCATTGTTATAAAACATGTGAGCATATAGGTCTGAGAGCGGAATTCAGGAATATGTCTGATACACCGGTTATGACAGTGCTGACATCAGATGATGATTTTATCAGATTGGATAATGACAGCGACGTGGTATTAAACGCAAGAATTAATATAGATATGCTTACGACAGGAAAATATAAAATTCTGCTTGTTTTATATGATGCTAATGAATTCGGTACAAATACAGACATTGATTGTTTGAATCCTGCTTTTGTTATCGAAAAACAGAACGATATTTTAATTCATTGGAATTGCAAAAGCTGGGGAAATATATACTCAGGTAATATTATGATAAAAGAATATGAGAAGTAA
- a CDS encoding glycosyltransferase family 2 protein yields MMIYNCTLSIIIPVYNCFEYIYKCTNSILSQENDDVELILVDDGSTDGSYDICDNIANSDPRVKIIHQKNQGVSSARNAGLEAARGKYVTFVDGDDTVSSDYIKVITESINENNADLIIWSIQSIYYKESIKDINHAESNNIYNIFYKNYTEESCYYLINNTNLISGCNKLYKLDVIRENKIIFNVSQSVVEDYTFNVKYMSYTNSVQCISDILYNYYIKSHTNYTSKRRKTNFINDLRIMYDSVVHFFKEKNLPLNLDYLMIYFNIGILNLNEIKDKQIPYNQKSKICNSILKDNVFQMMLEYQRKNAVYDNKYIFVLKRKSFLLLTIFDMLVKLKSSITIKRKKL; encoded by the coding sequence ATGATGATTTATAATTGTACATTATCTATAATTATACCTGTATATAATTGCTTTGAATATATATATAAATGTACTAATAGCATATTATCTCAAGAAAATGATGATGTTGAGTTAATACTCGTTGATGACGGTTCAACTGATGGATCTTATGATATATGTGATAATATTGCTAATTCTGACCCGCGTGTAAAAATCATACATCAAAAAAACCAAGGTGTATCTTCCGCAAGAAATGCAGGGCTTGAAGCAGCGAGAGGAAAATATGTTACTTTTGTAGATGGCGATGACACTGTTTCTTCAGATTATATAAAAGTGATTACAGAATCTATAAATGAAAATAATGCTGATTTAATTATTTGGAGTATTCAAAGCATATATTATAAAGAATCTATAAAAGATATTAATCATGCAGAATCAAATAATATATATAATATATTTTATAAAAATTATACTGAAGAAAGCTGTTATTACTTGATTAATAACACCAATTTGATATCTGGATGTAACAAGCTATATAAATTGGATGTTATCAGAGAAAATAAAATTATTTTTAATGTATCACAATCCGTTGTAGAGGATTATACTTTTAATGTAAAATATATGTCCTATACAAATTCAGTTCAATGCATTTCAGATATATTATATAATTATTATATTAAAAGTCATACTAATTATACATCCAAAAGAAGAAAAACAAATTTTATAAATGATTTAAGAATAATGTATGATTCCGTTGTACATTTCTTTAAAGAAAAGAATCTGCCATTAAATCTCGATTATTTAATGATATATTTTAATATTGGCATATTAAACCTGAATGAAATAAAAGATAAGCAAATCCCATATAATCAGAAATCCAAGATATGCAATTCTATTTTAAAAGATAATGTATTTCAAATGATGTTGGAATATCAACGTAAGAATGCAGTTTATGATAATAAATATATTTTTGTATTAAAGAGAAAATCATTTTTATTATTAACTATATTTGATATGCTTGTTAAGCTAAAAAGCTCGATAACAATAAAAAGGAAGAAGTTATAA